A single Cottoperca gobio chromosome 3, fCotGob3.1, whole genome shotgun sequence DNA region contains:
- the mthfsd gene encoding methenyltetrahydrofolate synthase domain-containing protein isoform X1, whose product MEPVIQIKSGATKWDIRQKVWDYIEENNLANFPRPVHNRIPNFKDAFTACAKVSELQVFTDAAEVKVDPDKPLEGARLAVLQAQKTLLVPTPRLRTGLFNNITPPQGASKEQLRICSSSQGVKDFSVPVGLDAKVKVDLVVVGSVAVSEKGLRIGKGEGFADLEYGMMVAMGAVDESTVVVTIVHDCQVMDIPEELIESHDLTVDYILTPTRVIETKCQIPKPQGIIWTKLDPEKLEKIPILKKLRDLEEQSGKDVTLGVAPVAPESGLQTGQARRQTRRRPRRNIQQDDEGEYKQEKIVDGDQKARQRPARVRKDSRGEGGGDNDREFNKRGKGRRGDNMKERGPEEGGSEVASQRKLPLSVTTVYLGGIPAGLRVSELKTALREREAIPLRLTWQGAQHRAFLDYSDPGAAEVALEALQDLSLNGHSLQAELAKSQRGGKRSGQSNRRQRPSTAPESKTAPPDTESDTNEKAEQ is encoded by the exons ATGGAGCctgttatacaaataaagtcGG GAGCGACGAAATGGGACATTCGTCAGAAAGTTTGGGACTACATCGAAGAAAATAATCTGGCCAACTTCCCCAGGCCTGTCCACAACAGAATCCCAAATTTCAAG GATGCTTTCACAGCCTGTGCCAAGGTGTCTGAGCTGCAGGTGTTCACCGACGCCGCTGAGGTGAAGGTGGATCCTGATAAACCTCTTGAGGGGGCTCGTCTGGCAGTGCTACAG GCTCAGAAAACTCTATTGGTCCCAACTCCTCGTCTTCGTACCGGCCTCTTCAATAATATCACTCCTCCCCAGGGTGCCAGCAAAGAACAGCTACGCATATGCTCTTCCTCTCAG GGTGTAAAAGACTTCAGTGTGCCTGTTGGTCTGGATGCGAAGGTGAAGGTAGACCTGGTGGTGGTCGGCTCTGTGGCGGTGTCAGAGAAAG GCTTGCGTATCGGAAAAGGAGAGGGCTTTGCTGACTTGGAGTATGGCATGATGGTCGCAATGGGAGCTGTGGATGAGTCTACTGTGGTGGTTACTATTGTCCATGACTGCCAG GTGATGGACATTCCAGAGGAGTTGATCGAAAGTCATGACCTGACTGTGGACTACATCCTCACGCCCACCAGAGTTATTGAAACAAAGTGCCAGATCCCCAAACCCCAGGGGATCATCTGGACTAAG TTGGACCCAGAAAAGCTGGAGAAAATCCCCATCCTGAAGAAGCTGCGTGATCTGGAGGAACAGTCTGGAAAGGACGTAACACTTGGGGTGGCCCCTGTTGCACCAGAGTCTGGCCTGCAGACCGGTCAAGCCAGGAGGCAAACCAGACGGAGGCCAAGGAGAAACATACAGCAGGATGATGAGGGAGAATACAAACAGGAGAAAATAGTGGATGGAGATCAGAAAGCTAGACAGCGCCCAGCTAGAGTGAGGAAAGATAGCAGAGGAGAGGGTGGGGGAGATAATGACAGAGAATTCAAtaagagaggaaagggaagaagaggagataaCATGAAGGAGAGGGGTCCAGAGGAGGGTGGGAGTGAAGTCGCGTCTCAACGTAAGCTCCCTCTGAGTGTGACCACAGTTTACCTGGGAGGAATCCCTGCTGGGTTGCGTGTTAGTGAGCTGAAAACTGCcctcagagagagggaggccaTACCACTGAGGCTCACCTGGCAGGGAGCTCAACACAGGGCCTTCCTCGACTACAGCGACCCTGGGGCTGCAGAGGTGGCCCTGGAGGCTCTGCAGGATCTCAGTCTGAATGGCCACAGTCTGCAGGCTGAGCTGGCCAAGAGCCAGCGAGGAGGCAAGAGGTCCGGACAGTCCAATCGGAGACAAAGACCATCTACGGCTCCGGAATCTAAAACTGCTCCTCCAGATACTGAGAGTGACACCAATGAAAAGGCTGAGCAGTAA
- the mthfsd gene encoding methenyltetrahydrofolate synthase domain-containing protein isoform X2 — MEPVIQIKSGATKWDIRQKVWDYIEENNLANFPRPVHNRIPNFKGAIQACNRLTDLQEFKSSHTVKVNPDRPQQQARFVTLEAQKTLLVPTPRLRTGLFNNITPPQGASKEQLRICSSSQGVKDFSVPVGLDAKVKVDLVVVGSVAVSEKGLRIGKGEGFADLEYGMMVAMGAVDESTVVVTIVHDCQVMDIPEELIESHDLTVDYILTPTRVIETKCQIPKPQGIIWTKLDPEKLEKIPILKKLRDLEEQSGKDVTLGVAPVAPESGLQTGQARRQTRRRPRRNIQQDDEGEYKQEKIVDGDQKARQRPARVRKDSRGEGGGDNDREFNKRGKGRRGDNMKERGPEEGGSEVASQRKLPLSVTTVYLGGIPAGLRVSELKTALREREAIPLRLTWQGAQHRAFLDYSDPGAAEVALEALQDLSLNGHSLQAELAKSQRGGKRSGQSNRRQRPSTAPESKTAPPDTESDTNEKAEQ, encoded by the exons ATGGAGCctgttatacaaataaagtcGG GAGCGACGAAATGGGACATTCGTCAGAAAGTTTGGGACTACATCGAAGAAAATAATCTGGCCAACTTCCCCAGGCCTGTCCACAACAGAATCCCAAATTTCAAG GGTGCAATTCAAGCATGCAACAGACTTACAGACCTGCAGGAGTTCAAGTCCAGCCACACAGTCAAAGTAAACCCTGACAGACCCCAGCAGCAGGCACGCTTTGTCACTCTGGAA GCTCAGAAAACTCTATTGGTCCCAACTCCTCGTCTTCGTACCGGCCTCTTCAATAATATCACTCCTCCCCAGGGTGCCAGCAAAGAACAGCTACGCATATGCTCTTCCTCTCAG GGTGTAAAAGACTTCAGTGTGCCTGTTGGTCTGGATGCGAAGGTGAAGGTAGACCTGGTGGTGGTCGGCTCTGTGGCGGTGTCAGAGAAAG GCTTGCGTATCGGAAAAGGAGAGGGCTTTGCTGACTTGGAGTATGGCATGATGGTCGCAATGGGAGCTGTGGATGAGTCTACTGTGGTGGTTACTATTGTCCATGACTGCCAG GTGATGGACATTCCAGAGGAGTTGATCGAAAGTCATGACCTGACTGTGGACTACATCCTCACGCCCACCAGAGTTATTGAAACAAAGTGCCAGATCCCCAAACCCCAGGGGATCATCTGGACTAAG TTGGACCCAGAAAAGCTGGAGAAAATCCCCATCCTGAAGAAGCTGCGTGATCTGGAGGAACAGTCTGGAAAGGACGTAACACTTGGGGTGGCCCCTGTTGCACCAGAGTCTGGCCTGCAGACCGGTCAAGCCAGGAGGCAAACCAGACGGAGGCCAAGGAGAAACATACAGCAGGATGATGAGGGAGAATACAAACAGGAGAAAATAGTGGATGGAGATCAGAAAGCTAGACAGCGCCCAGCTAGAGTGAGGAAAGATAGCAGAGGAGAGGGTGGGGGAGATAATGACAGAGAATTCAAtaagagaggaaagggaagaagaggagataaCATGAAGGAGAGGGGTCCAGAGGAGGGTGGGAGTGAAGTCGCGTCTCAACGTAAGCTCCCTCTGAGTGTGACCACAGTTTACCTGGGAGGAATCCCTGCTGGGTTGCGTGTTAGTGAGCTGAAAACTGCcctcagagagagggaggccaTACCACTGAGGCTCACCTGGCAGGGAGCTCAACACAGGGCCTTCCTCGACTACAGCGACCCTGGGGCTGCAGAGGTGGCCCTGGAGGCTCTGCAGGATCTCAGTCTGAATGGCCACAGTCTGCAGGCTGAGCTGGCCAAGAGCCAGCGAGGAGGCAAGAGGTCCGGACAGTCCAATCGGAGACAAAGACCATCTACGGCTCCGGAATCTAAAACTGCTCCTCCAGATACTGAGAGTGACACCAATGAAAAGGCTGAGCAGTAA
- the foxf1 gene encoding forkhead box protein F1, which translates to MTAEVQQPPAQTPAQSSPMSAPEKPHGQTAVMETASSTTKTKKTNAGIRRPEKPPYSYIALIVMAIQSSPTKRLTLSEIYQFLQSRFPFFRGSYQGWKNSVRHNLSLNECFIKLPKGLGRPGKGHYWTIDPASEFMFEEGSFRRRPRGFRRKCQALKPMYSMMNGLGFNHIPESYNFQGSGGGLSCPPNSLSLDSGIGMMNGHLAGNMEGMGLSGHTMSHLSSNGGHSYMGSCTGSNGSDYPHHDNSGSPLLTSGGVMEPHPVYSSSASAWAPAPSASLNNGAYIKQQPLSPCNPGANSLQPSLPTHSLDQSYLHQNGHSTTDLQGIPRYHSQSPSMCDRKEFVFSFNAMTSSAMHSPSSSSYYHHQQVSYQDIKPCVM; encoded by the exons ATGACGGCAGAGGTCCAGCAGCCCCCAGCGCAGACTCCTGCCCAGAGCAGTCCGATGTCCGCCCCGGAGAAGCCGCACGGACAGACTGCGGTGATGGAAACCGCCTCCTCCACTACGAAAACCAAAAAGACAAACGCAGGGATCCGCAGACCAGAGAAACCCCCATATTCATACATCGCTTTAATAGTCATGGCTATCCAGAGCTCTCCAACCAAGCGGCTGACGCTCAGTGAAATATACCAGTTCCTGCAGAGCCGCTTCCCATTTTTCAGGGGCTCATACCAGGGATGGAAGAACTCCGTGCGTCACAACTTGTCTCTGAACGAGTGCTTCATTAAGCTGCCCAAGGGCCTCGGTCGGCCAGGGAAGGGCCACTACTGGACTATCGACCCGGCTAGTGAGTTTATGTTCGAGGAAGGCTCCTTCAGAAGGAGACCCAGGGGTTTTAGGCGCAAGTGCCAGGCGCTGAAGCCCATGTACAGCATGATGAACGGCCTGGGATTCAACCACATCCCCGAGTCCTACAACTTCCAGGGGAGCGGCGGGGGCCTATCCTGTCCACCCAACAGCTTGTCTCTGGACAGCGGGATTGGGATGATGAATGGACACTTGGCAGGTAACATGGAAGGGATGGGTCTGTCCGGGCACACCATGTCACACTTGTCGAGCAACGGTGGACATTCCTACATGGGAAGTTGTACAGGATCCAACGGGAGTGATTATCCACACCACGACAATTCCGGCTCCCCTCTGCTCACCAGCGGAGGGGTCATGGAGCCTCACCCCGTGTACTCGAGCTCAGCCTCGGCGTGGGCTCCGGCCCCCTCGGCCTCTCTGAACAACGGAGCCTACATAAAGCAGCAGCCTCTGTCTCCTTGTAATCCAGGGGCAAACTCGCTGCAGCCAAGCTTGCCCACACATTCACTAGACCAATCTTACTTGCACCAGAACGGGCACAGTACTACAGATTTACAAG GTATACCTCGGTACCATTCCCAGTCTCCAAGTATGTGTGACCGAAAGGAGTTTGTCTTCTCGTTCAACGCCATGACGTCCTCAGCGATGCACTCACCGAGCAGCAGCTCGTACTACCACCACCAACAGGTCTCCTACCAGGACATCAAGCCCTGCGTCATGTGA